Sequence from the Bremerella volcania genome:
CTAGGAGGCCCTCTTTTGTTCTCGTTGTTGAATTTGCTTTCATTGTCCAAACTGAGTGCCACGCCCAAGTCGGTTTGAAGGTGCGTTTGCTTGGCAGATTGCATCGGCCCGTACTGATGTTGTCTCGAAACCTCCTCGGCATTTCGCGTCACCAACTCAGGCGACATCTGCTGGCACTTCTACCATCACGCCACATGCCGAGCACACGAATGTCTTGCCTGCGCGTACGACAACCCAGGTAGCGTTCACTCCATGGGGATCGGGTTGTGCCGTTGCGTGCGACATGACAGTACTCGTTGATGGATATGCGTGAGAGGTTAAGCCGATACCTGGTAGATACCTGATAGGCACGCCCAACAAAGGTGGGCGTGATCCCTGAAATCGAGAGTGACTCGCAGGACGTAGGTGCAATTTATAGGCAGAGCGCTTCCGTGAGATAGTGCGCGCGGAATTTTTTTAGCGTGGATATTCCGCACGCAAACGCACGTTAAGAGTCGTGCTTGAGGACACCGGCGATGATGTCTTTGTCGAAGTAGTTGATGCTCATCCCGGCATCGACGGCGATGTTTTGGGCCTGGATGCCGCTCGAGCGAGGGCTCAGCAGGAAGACCGCTACGTCGGCCGCTTCCTGAGTCGTGACCGCACTCTTGCGGGGAATGACCTGCTCGGCAAACAAATACGCATCGACATACCCAGGGATGCCAGCCGAGGCCGACGTCTTCAACAGGCTCGGCCCCACGGCGTTGAACCGCACGCGTGAAAAGCTGCTGAAGCTTTTGGTCAGGAACGCGAGCGACGAATCGAGCGCCGCTTTGATCGGGGCCATGAAGCCGTAGTTTTCGCTGGCCATCGTCGTCGTCGAGATCGAAATCGTCACGACCGATGCATCCGGATCGAACACGTCCTTCAGCGCGTTGGAAAGCTTCACCAGCGAGAAGCAAGAGATGTCGACCGCTTGCAGGAACTGGGCCTTGGTCGTTTCGTGAAACGGCTTCATCCCTTCCGAGTAGTCCGCAAACGCCATCGAATGAACCAGTCCATGGATGGTGATCCCCTGGGCGGTCAGGTCATCGCGTAGCTTATCGATCTGATCCTGGTACTCGACGTCGCAGACCAGCACCTGGCGATCGGCCAATAGCTTGGCGGTCGACTCCTTGCGGGCCTCGCTACGTACGACGTAAACGACCGTGGCCCCTGCTTCTTCTAGTGTTTTGGCGATATGCCAGGCCACGCTTTTGCGGTTGGCGACCCCAGTGACGACGATGTTCTTGCCGGTAAGTTTCAGAAAGTCGGTCACGATTACGCGTTTTCCATCTTCGCTACGGTACAGGCAAAATCGAACCGCATGGCCAGCTTGCCACCGACGGTTACTTTTCCGGTCATGAAGAACGCGTCGGCCATGCGTTCGTTGAGTTTCACGTTCATTTCGATCGTGTCGCCAGGGCGGACCATCTTCTTGAACTTCACGTCGTTCAGCCGCGTGGCAACCGGGACTCCTTCGCCTTCGGTGACGAACTTGGAGAGCAAGATGGCCCCGGCCTGCATGGTGGCTTCGCACAAAATCACCCCCGGCACCAGCGGGTAGTCGGGATAGTGACCTTGAAAGAAGTACTCGTCCGGCGTGAACGTTTTGCGGCAGAGGATGTGGTCTTCCGATTGCTCGACCACTTCGTCGACCAACAGCATCGGACCGCGATGCGGAATGGCGTCTTCGATGGCGAATTTCGTCATGGTGTGTCCTGCGTTACTTGGTGCTATCGGCCAGTTGCGATCCGGCGGAAGACTTCATGAGGTACGAGTCGA
This genomic interval carries:
- a CDS encoding enoyl-ACP reductase FabI, with amino-acid sequence MTDFLKLTGKNIVVTGVANRKSVAWHIAKTLEEAGATVVYVVRSEARKESTAKLLADRQVLVCDVEYQDQIDKLRDDLTAQGITIHGLVHSMAFADYSEGMKPFHETTKAQFLQAVDISCFSLVKLSNALKDVFDPDASVVTISISTTTMASENYGFMAPIKAALDSSLAFLTKSFSSFSRVRFNAVGPSLLKTSASAGIPGYVDAYLFAEQVIPRKSAVTTQEAADVAVFLLSPRSSGIQAQNIAVDAGMSINYFDKDIIAGVLKHDS
- a CDS encoding 3-hydroxyacyl-ACP dehydratase FabZ family protein, translating into MTKFAIEDAIPHRGPMLLVDEVVEQSEDHILCRKTFTPDEYFFQGHYPDYPLVPGVILCEATMQAGAILLSKFVTEGEGVPVATRLNDVKFKKMVRPGDTIEMNVKLNERMADAFFMTGKVTVGGKLAMRFDFACTVAKMENA